AGCCTCCTGCCTGAGCCCCTCCTGTACTGGTAAGGGAGGCCCTGAGCACCCAGGCTGCCCCTCTCTCCCTGAGGCCCCAGCCTGTGAGTCAGGCTGAGACAGACACCAGGATGTGTGTGGGAGGAGGGGCACTGGAAGAGCAGGCGCCTCCTCATGCCCAGCTCACCCACTGTTTGCAGGCTGGGCCCATGAGCGGCCGATGGGGAGCAGCAAAGATGGGGGGGGGCCACAGCTGCTCAGCCAACTGGACCCaaatgcaggtgggtccaagtaatagtgggggagggggtggggaggagcacCCACAGCCCCTGACCACCCCCTCCCACAGAGCCCCTGGAACTTGATGAGTCTGCCAGGGCCCTTgccaccctgcaggagggggacAAACAGCTGCCCAGCACCAGCCAGGGCCCATTCTTCTACATCGGAGGAACCAACGGGGCCTCAATGTGAGTTGGGCTCAcatcctgctcagctctgttgttAGGGGGCCTTGCATGCCACCCCTGCCCCAGCACATTTCCTAAGCCACCAACCCCCCCGGGACCCTCAGGGCCTTTGGTCCCCCTGCCCCCAGGCTCCCAGTTTCCCCTGCCCCACTGCCCCAGGTCCCTATGAACTCCAGATCCCCCAACCTCACTGCTCCCAGGTCCCCCTGGCCCCAGGCCTCCTGCCACATTGTCCTTGGCCCAGCCCTGTCACATGACTGTGCCTACAGAATCAGCTCCTACTGCAAGAACAAGGGCTGGCAGCGCATCCAGGACAGCCGGCGGGAAGACTACAAGCTCAAGTGGTGTGAGGTCAAGAGCAGGGACAGTTACTACACCTTCCGTGAAGGTAGCAGGGGCACAGcagtggggctgggggggctggCCAGATCCACAGCTGCCTGGGCTCTGTCCCGCCAGGTGAGCAACTGCTCTACCAGCTGCCCAACAACAAGCTCCTGACCACCAAGATCGGGCTGCTCAGCGCCCTCCGGGAACACTCGAGGGCCAGCAGGTTCACCCGGGCGGTGGGCACCCAAGCCAGGTCAGTTGCCTACCCTCCTGTCCTCTcaatacctacacacacacacacacacacacacacacagcccccagACACTAGTTCAGCGCCCATGGACACTATTCTCCCTTCCCACCTCCACTCTGCTCATCCCCACCCACTCATGTGCCCACCACACACACTACCCACCACTCATAATTCCATCACccaccatccacccatccactcatCAACTTAGCCAAGTACCTGCTCCTAATGCACACCACTCACCACTTACCCCAGGACCTCTCCCAGGACCTCCCTGCTCACTATTTGCCACACCTGCCCttcacctgcacctgcacctgcaaCAGCCTCTGGAGTATCCACCACCATCCACCCTGCCTCCCAGTGATGCCCACCCGGCACCCAGTCCCCCCACCAGGCTGCATCTCCCCACAcattctgtctccctcctccccaccacatGTGCCAGCAACTCTGGCATGCTTCCTGCAGGAAACTCCTGCAACCtgcccctgcccacccacccactcccctcaGACACAGCCTAGCTCCAAACCCTGCCCCCCAGACCCTCATCCAGCTACACCCCTATGCCCCCAGGTCTGGGAAGGATGCTGCACTTGCCCCAGAGGAATCCCCATGGCTCAGCCCAGGGCGCCCCTGCCCTCAGAGGTAGGCACTCTGGACTCCCAGGGGTGGGAATGGGCACTGTGCAAAGTGGAAAGGTCTGGTGGCAGAGGGAAGGGCTGAAGGCCACCCAGGCCAGGGGCTCGACAGGGCCTGAAGATAAGGTCTGCATAGAccccaccaacaccaccaccgcACGTAGGAGCCTCATGGCCAGGACCAGCTAAGACGGTgcagagagagggcagggaggtCCCCCGCAGGGGATAGAGGGCACTgaagctgcagggagaaagtggcTGAGCCAGTGTCCCCCCAGATACCCCCTCTGAGCCTAGGCAGAGCTGTTCATGTTCTTGCTCCCACCCAGGGCCCTGAGGATGGAGGACTTCTTCCCTGAGACCTACCGCCTGGAtgtcaaggaagagagagaagctttCTTTACCCTGTTTGATGGTGAGAGTTGGCGAGGCACTGGGGTCTGAGTGCTGACCAGAGGGAGCCAGGAGGTAGGAGGTCCAGGGCTCCAAACTTGGGGCTCAGGGCCACTCACTCCCTTCACAGAGACCCAGCTCTGGATCTGCAAACCCACCGCCTCCAACCAGGGCAAAGGCATCTTCCTGCTGCGAACCCAGGAGGAGGCCTCTGCCCTGCAAGCCAGGACACAGAGCTCAGAGGAGGACACCGCCGCCCGCAGGCTGTCCTGCCGGCCACCCCAGGCGCGGGTGGTGCAGAGGTCTCAGCCAAGCCACCGGGGCTAGAAGGGTGCAGGGTTGGGGTGGTCCTTGGCCGAGGGAGGCTGTAGTGTCCCTGTGTGGTCAGCAGAGGTGGGGTGGCCAGGGCAGGGCTTAGGCAGGCTGtttctctgctccccacccagGTACCCAGTGGCACCACACCTCCAGGTGTCTGCTCCCCCCACACACTGCCACTTCTTCTGCCGCTGGGCGGGGTCCAGACCCTCCAGCTCACTTCAGGGCTGATCTCAGAGTAGATGATGCTGGCCATATTGCTGCCCGTCACCCTCCCTTTCCAGCATGGCTCCTCCAGCtggcctcctcttcccctcctgagCCACCCACCTCCTCCAGGCAGTCTTCCCTGCTTCCTCCAAGCTTTAGTGAGAGCTGATGACCTGACAACCAGCATTAAAGGGAGGGTCCAGGGCCAGCCTCCCTGCCACTCAGCTGGGGGCCACACATGGGCCAGGCAAGGTGCTCAGCCTCAGTGCCCCCAGGTACATccagaacccactgctcctagatggGAAGAAATTTGACGTGCGGTCCTACCTGCTCATCGCCTGTGCCATGCCCTACATGGTCTTCTTTGGCCACGGCTATGCCCGGCTCACCCTCAATCCCTACGACCCCCACTCCAGGGACCTCAGTGGTCACCTGACCAACCAGGTAGGGGCTGCCCTcagtggggtgaggggagaggccCCCCACATTCCTCAGAGGACAGAGGAGCCACAACTGCAAGCTGTGGGGATGCATGAAGGGCTTGTGGCTGAGGGCCTCTGGGAGAAGGTGAGGTGAGTGGGGGCCAGAGCTGGCATGTAGAGTTGAGGGCCTCAAGCCTGCATGCCCCCAGTTCATGCAGAAGAAGAGCCCCCTCTACGTGCTGCTCAAGGAGGACACAGTGTGGAGCATGGACCACCTCAATCGCTATATCAATGACAACTTCCGGAAGACCAAGGGCCTGCCGCGAGACTGGGTCTTCACCACCTTCACGGTCAGTGCTGCCCAGTGGGGCCAGCTCACCCCTGGAGGCTCgtggggatgggacatgggacgGGCTGGGGCTGTGCTGAGTGTGAGTGCTGGGACTCCCTGTGTCCCTGTGGCTCCACCATCCCAAAGCTCCATGCACGGGGTTTCAGTGCCCTCACAAGCTATGCAGTTTCACCACTAGTGCTGGGACATACCCTTCTCCTTTAAAAGAAGTGCTGATCCCAGGGCCCAGGCAGCTCTACTGCTTGTGACGTTTCCCTTCTTGTAGGTCCTCCCTTGTGGCGgtcgagggctcaaaccctggtctcatgcatggtaacatgtatgctctactgagtgagcacACTTCCAAGCCccctatttttttctaatatatatattttaaacgtatttattaatgagaagtataggaggggagagaaagaatcagacattactctagtacgtgtgctgccggggactgaactcaggacctcatgtttgagagttcaacactttatccactgcaccacctcctggaccacctattattattatttttaaaatatatatcttatttttatttttttttaatttattaatgagaaagataggacaagagagagaaagaaccagacattactctggtatgtgtgttcccaggaactgaacttgggacctcatgttttgaGACTCCAGTGTTTTATTCATTGCACCACCTCATGGGccaatcttatttttatttgataggatagtgagaaatcaagagggcaagggaagagagagagagagagagagaccgagacctgtagcactgcttcaccactcacgaagtttccctctgcaggtaggaagtgaGGATATGAAACtggccaggtccttatgcatgataacaaGTGCAATCAACTAGGTGCtccatattttacttttttttttaaattttttatatatttatttattttttcccttttgttgcccttgttgttttattgttgtagttattattgttgttgttgttgttgttggatatgacagagagaaatggagagaggaggggaagacagagaggaggagagaaagatagacacctgcagacctgcttcaccgcctgtgaagcgactcccctgcaggtgggaagtcggggttcaaaccgggatccttatgccagtctttgtgctttgggccacctgcgcttagcccgctgtactacagcccgactccctattttacttttttttttttttttaacctagacCACTGTGCAATTCTGGCCTATGATAGTGtcaggaattgaaactgggacctggaagtctcaggcataaaagactgTTATACTACCAATGGTGCTGTCTCCTTGGCCTAGAGCCACTTACTGCATGTGTAGAGTTTCacatgggagagggaaagagagcagcCGGAGTGCCATCCTAGTACACAGGCACCTGGGGCTGCAGGTCCTGCGCTTAgaagttactttttttaaaaaaaaaattattatctttatttatttactgatagaTATTTCtgactagaaatcaagagggaagggaaggatagagagggtgagagacagagagacacctgcagcactgcttcaccactcgtgaagctttccccctgcaggtggggactgggggctcaaacctggatcattgctCATTGtaacctgcactcaaccaggcacgccactacctggcccttaaCAAGTTACTTTTTAACTGCTCTTTTCAATTCCTTGATAATaaccttgcaaaaaaaaaagttcagatttTCATAATCTGAAttaccccccttttatttatttatttatttatttccttttgttgcccttgttgttttattgttgtagttattattgttgttattgatgtcgtcattgttggataggacagagagaaatggagagaggaggggaagacagagagggggagagaaagacagacacctgcagacttgcttcaccacctgtgaagcgacccccctgcaagtggggaaccgggagcacaggtccttgcacttcaggccatgtgtacttaacctgctgcactactgctcgactccaaATTACCCCCTTTTTTATCCCTTTCCTATTCATGTCcttaatagcacagagagaaatttagaggggagaaagacacctgcagcactgcttaccacccatgaaacttcccccgacaggtggggaccaagaacttgaacccaggtccttgaacatgcatattcgaccaggtgcaccaccacctggcacctatttttcttatttttataacttttaaaaaatatttatttattcccttttgttgcccttgttttattgttgtagttattattgttgttattgatgtcgtcgttgttggataggacagagagaaatggagagaggaggggaagatagaaaggtgtctttgtctttgtgaagacaaagacacctgcagacctgcttcaccgcttgtgaagtggcccccctgtaggtgggaagccagggcactttgtgccatgtgcacttactacactactgcccgactcccttattttctttAATACAGGCATTTTCAGCCAGGCAGCCCATCAAAGTACTGCTTTCTCTGTATAATAAGAGATTGTGAAATCTATTTTCATTTTCCACATTTGTTAAGTTTCCAGtattccttttgttctttttttattttatcccaTTGTAGTCAGAGAAAATATTTACTGTTACTTCACTTTTAAAAAGTCAccataggggagttgggcggtcgcGCAGTGGGTaacgcacaggtggcacaaagcgcaacgaccggcgtaaggatcccgattcgagcccctggctccccacctgcaggggagtcacttcacaggtggtgaagcaggtctgcaggtgtctatctttctctccccctctgtctttctctccatttctttctgtcctatctgacaacaacgacatcaataatctacaacaataaaacaacaagggcattaaaagggaaaataaattaaaattttttttaaagtcaccatAAAAGAatgcctgcagaggggaagcctcatgaatggtgtgctgtggtatctttccttctctgtctctatcaccctccatttaaaaaagaaattagccaCCTGGAGTGCTGCAGTTGTGCCGGCaaccagccccagcgataaccctgatggccaaaaaaagataatttttcagAATCCATTTTATCTCTACTTATCCAAACCCCAAACGTTTCTCACCTGCCCAGATCTGCCCCTactgcccctctgtctctctgagaatgtcagcccagagctgtgaagtcccagtgaagaaaagagaggaagaacaaaggaaggaaggaaggaaggaaggaaggaaggaaggaaggaaggaaggaaggaagggaggaagggaggaaggaggaaggaagggaggaatggaggaagggaggggaggagagagagagggagagagggagaggaggagaggggaaggggagggagagagggagaggaggagagggggggagggggagaaggagagggagggagaccacaCGCACAGCCATGAGTGCAGGGCGTGGCTGTGAAGATGAGGGCGTGGCCTTGCAGGCGAGGGCATGGCTGTGCTACCTAGGCTGGGAGGCAAACAGGGCCTGCAGGCCACAGCTTTGCCCCTCCCCAGAAGCGGATGCAGCAGATCATGGTCCACTGCTTCCTGGCCGTCCGCTCCAAGCTGGAGTGCAAGCTGGGCTACTTCGACCTCATTGGCTGTGACTTCTTGATTGACGAGAATTTCAAGGTATATTCTAGGggcactggggaggtggggagttgTGATCAGCTTCCAGCCCGGATTAAACTCTGGGCCTGCAAAGATACAGTCCACTTGGTACAGAGACCTCGGGGTTGGTGGGGCCTGGGCCTCAGCCACATCCCATCCCCCTTCTCACCCAGGTGTGGCTGCTGGAGATGAACTCGAACCCAGCCCTGCACACAAACTGTGAGGTCCTGAAGGAGGTGATTCCAGGAGTGGTGGTGGAGACCCTAGGTGAGCCTCCACAGCCCCTCactgcccacctgccccccagGTTCAGATCTTCACAAACCCAGCTTTCATACCTCCTAATGATATAGTGGAAACGTATCCTctgctcctctttctttccttctcattatcctcctcctctttctcctcctcctcccccttctttgtGTATGTGTCTTTGGGGGGATGTatagctggaacttggtgcctaaaCAACTCCAATCCTCCcggtgacttcattttttttctaaaatagaaGGTGGGAAACAAGGAGGTCAGGTGTTGGCACAgccgattaagcacacacattattaccacacacaagggtctgggttagagcccccactccccacctgcagagggaaggccttgtgagtggtgaagcaggtgtctatttttctctctccctatctcaccctcccctctcaatttctctctgtcctatcaaaacaaaatagaagcaaagagaaaaaaaaaaaaagctgccagaagtggtggattattcatagtgccagcaccaagtcctatcgataaccctggtggcaataaaaataataatatatatatatatacacaatataatttttaaaggtgagaaacagacagagagggagagaagacacaacacagtactgtttcacagctcacgaagcttcccccctgtaaacacccggggctcaaacccaagtcctcctGCAAGGTGCTGTGTGCTCTCAAGCCAATGAAGCACCTGctgccccgccccccccaccccaccacacactGTGTTTCTCTAACCCCTTCCTTTTGTTCCCCCCAGACCTGGCGCTGGAAACCTTCCAGAAAAGCGTACGCAGCCAGAAGATGCTGCCACTGTTGGCGCAACGCCGCTTCGTGCTTCTGCACAATGGGGAGGCAGACCTGTGGCCCCGCCTGGGGGGCTACCGCGGCGGGGGCTTCCTCCGCCAGCTTCCGGTGCCCAGGGCCTCCACCGAGTCCGCGCTCCCTTCGGCTCCCATGCTCCCTGCAGACAGGCCCGGGGTGTACCGGCCTGCACCTCCAAGGCGACCCCAGCTTCGCACCCGCAGCCCTGTTGCTGCACACAGCCTAGACAGCTCCCGCAGTCTCTACCCTGCCCGCAGCCCCGACAGCGTGCACAGCCCGGATGGCTCCTGCAGCCCCGACTGTGCCCACAGCCTCGACTGTGCCCACAGCCTCGACGGCGGGGGGGACCTGAAGTCAGAGGCCCCAGGCAGAGAGGACCCAGCACGGGAGGAGGCCTCCCCAGGCCCCGCAGACAAGGAGAGCAAGAGCTTGGACCACAGGGGCTCCTAGCAGCGTCCACAGTGTCTGTGCCCATGGCACCTATAAAGGTTACTTTGCTACAAACACAGCCTCTACAGTGGAAAACCCCCCTCATCAGAACACCCCAGTCTCCCCTTTGCGCCTGAGACTCTGGGAGGGGAGGTGCCCTGGGCCCTGCAACCTCCCTCCTAGGTTGGCACCTGTTCCTGGGGAGGTGTGGGGCAAGGGGTGGAATTCACTGAGCAGCAGGAAGGGGCGATGGACCTTCGAAACCCCCCCCTCTACTATTCTAAGCATCCTGCCCCACCCACAGACCCCTTCTCCAAACGAAAGCCCACCAGCACCTGGGTCCCCTTGTGAACCTCCTAACCCCACCTCTGGGCTCTGTGGTTGGCTGCTGTCCCCCAGGAAAGAACCTGAATCCCTGCCCAAGAAGGCGGCAGCAAACTTCGGAGGCTCCTCAGAAAATACCCCTACAGAGAgcgagggtgggggctggggtgcctTGGCTCCCCACCGCCTCCACTCCCACCAAGGTCATCACAGCCACAGCTCCCCTAGAGGGCGACAGACCTCACCCCAAGCCAGCCCGTGGGAGTAAGCAGCCAGGGAGCTGGGCTGGAGGGAGTCGGGTCACCCTGCCCTGTCACACTCAGAGGGCCTGGCCCCGTAGTTCCCCTGCACCCGCTTCCAGGAGAGAGGCAAGGTGCACACCTCAGCATAGACCGGCCAAGGAACCATGAGGCCCCTCCCAGCCGGCCTGGAGGTCTCTGTGTGAGGGTGTACCCACATCTGTGCCTGCAAAACCCCACTCCTGCAGGCACCCAGACCACCATTCACCTTGTGACCCCTCTTTGCCATGCCATCTCAGCACACACGGGCCCTAGCTCTGCAATCAGTGGACCTCAGAGTGGCCCAAAGAACCCCCTGCTGTGACCATCCTCCCTGTGTGCAAAGGGATTGCAGTGATCCCTGGGGACAGAATGGCCTGCCCCTGGGAGCATGATGTCAATGAATAAAAAGTTTTGGAGAACCTGTTCCTTCTGGATCTTCTCCAGCCCTGAGAGTCCACATTCTGGCTCCTTGTAGCTGCTGccaaaaccatagcactgaactgCCTGCCAGGCAGAGGACAAACAGAGCTAGGAGCTGAGAGCTGGGAGCGCTCGAGCACCAGAAAGTCAGGGATGTCTGGAACACCTGGAGGACCTGGGCATCTGGAGGTCAAAagctgtccccctcccccaatatttAATGACAGGATTGGTGGCAGGCCCAGTGGGGTGGCTTGACACATGTCCCCACATGCCCTTGCCTGCCCATTCCCCCTTTcttccacctctctccctctccccacatctCGAGTTGTCATGGGGTTCTGCTGGTGagggagctcagcagtgcttcacctgcagagggcatAGGATTCAAAGCTGGGCTCTGGCTCAGCAATCGGCCccctaccccccaaccccccacccgcAACCTCCATCCTGGGCACTCCTCAACCCCACCCCCTAAGAGGctctctgcagatgggaccaGGACACACAGCAGGGTTCTGTGCCAGAGGCCCCAAGATGGAGGTGGGGCAGGCTGGTGCCCCCTTGATAAGCCTGGCATCCTGGACTATGCCCCTCAATACAGCTACTCATCACAGCCCCTAGAAATATCCCATCCCCTAGAATGTCTATGTCCCTGAGAAAGCTCTCTGGAGCAGCCCTGAATCTCTAGAAAACACTGCCCCAGGCTTCCTGAAAAGATCTGTTTGTGGGTTGGGGAGGGGAAGGTCTTGCCTCTCAACGCCAGGAACAACCACTTCTTGGGGAATCAGAGGGTTCAGAGTCGCAGGAGTTGGCCAAAAGGGCAGTACAGTTCCCCCACCAACATCAAGCCTTTTCCTGACCTTGGACCCAGTCCAGTTGGAAGGAGAGAGGTTGTGTGCCTTCATGAaagagaattgggggggggggggtatcagGAAGTGTTGCCTCCCTAGTGGCCAAACCTGGTATCTTGGGCCTATTGGCCTGTGGGGTTCACATCCCGGATCCTGGGGTGGGGCCCCGTCTCCACCATGTCCAGTCACCTGTGACTGCCTAGAACGTTCCTGGGCCAGTGTCTACCTGTCTGAGAAGGGTCCTTGAATTGGCCCCCTGGGGGCCAAGGTTCTCCTGTCCAGCTGGGGGAATGGCCTAGCCCAAGCTCCACAGAAAGATGGGGCCCCAGTAAGGTGCAAGAGAGAGCTGGTGGCCCCCACAGACAGAAGCACTTCTAGAAACTAGTGGCCGGTGGCCCTTATCTCACTGCAGACACCCACCCAGGTCAGGGGCTGTGGTTTTCCCAGTCAGGTAAAGGTtcctggggagcaggggttcccaAGAGGCTGCCATGAGGAGTTAAGCTGGCATGGATGTCTTGGGCTTGTGGTTGAGGTGTCCTCTAGGTTGTGCAAGAGGTACCAATCCCCCTGCCCCCAAGGCATCTGGTCTGAAggagcacagggaagcacactgtgcccctttccccacactcagccccccccccccacttctcagGGGAAAAGTgttcccttttcaatttcaggGAACTCCAAAGCCCTGGTAGCAGTGCCACAGTGTGTCCCCTGAGCCCGAGGCCTACCTTGCCTCCTTTATTGCCTGCAAGatcatcactgggtcttggtgcctgcattatgaatccactgctcctggtggccatttttttccattttactgaacaggacagagagaaattgagagaggagggggaaatagagggggagacagacagacacctgcaatcctgcttcaccgcttgtgaagcaacacccaccccctgcaggtgaggagctgggggcttgaaccgggattcatGCATGGGTCCTcgcgttttgtactatgtgcgcttcacctggtgcgccaatgcccagccccctgccctttTCAACACTGGGTTCACAGAAACGCAAGGATGACAGAAATGGCAAGAACTGGATGAAAGGGGCAAGCTGGCTCCTTTGAGCCCCCCAAAAACCTGAGCTCTTGTGGTCACAGCCCACCAGCCTCGCCCCCAGTCCAGCATTTCACAACTTCCTTCCTTCAGAGAACCCGCCCATTCCTGCCCCAACTCTACCCCAGGTGGCCTCCCCTGGCCCTGGAATCCCCCAGCTGAGTGCGTCagcccggcccccccccccccccccccgcccccgctggGGCTGACGTGTTGACACCTCTCGCCTCACACGGAGTTTCCACAATGAGTCAGCCACCAGCACCACCTCAGCCCCAAGGCGTGGGCCGCCCTTGAGCAGGGGGCTTCTGGCAACTGTCAGAGTCCTCATTCCTCATGGGGAGGGTAAGCAGTAGGGCACAGGCCTTGGGATGGAGCAGCAGAGTGGCTCAAAGTGACCAGGAGAGCCAGATGCCCCAGGAGTGGGCGAGAGGGGATGAGCAGGAGCTGGGCATGAAGACAAGAGGGCCGGGTGGGGCAGGCAGGCCCTGAGCTGTCCTAAGcctctgccagagcactgctgggacaAGATTGCCACCCTTCCTGACAAACAGCACCCCCACTTTTATTTTcctctcctattaaaaaaaattaatttcctcaggccaggcggtagcataccgggttaagcgcacatagtgtgatgtacagggatcagcgtaaggatcccggttccagctggctccccaactgcagggggggtcactccacaagcagtgaagcaggtctgcaggtgtatttctctccctctctctgtcttccccctcctctcgcagtttctctctgtcctatccaacaacagcagtagcaacaacaataacagcagcagcagtaacaacaatggaaaaaagatgccaccaggagccgtggattcgtagggcaggcaccaagccccagtgataaccctggaggtaaaacaaaACGTAATTTCTGAGAGGCCAAGTGGTG
The sequence above is drawn from the Erinaceus europaeus chromosome 10, mEriEur2.1, whole genome shotgun sequence genome and encodes:
- the TTLL10 gene encoding inactive polyglycylase TTLL10 isoform X2; the encoded protein is MRDREATHMCPARRHGTHGPHKGAHGRHEQDTEAAQPPSPPSPYALRIQALEPRGWLSPYRVGLNTCPGPRLRSRATGRPSRGAAEAPRRYPCPVARMPLPCGHARFIHRRGPSRTQVGSRRGRRPSGAGVRGSRPRVPEPLELDESARALATLQEGDKQLPSTSQGPFFYIGGTNGASIISSYCKNKGWQRIQDSRREDYKLKWCEVKSRDSYYTFREGEQLLYQLPNNKLLTTKIGLLSALREHSRASRFTRAVGTQARSGKDAALAPEESPWLSPGRPCPQRALRMEDFFPETYRLDVKEEREAFFTLFDETQLWICKPTASNQGKGIFLLRTQEEASALQARTQSSEEDTAARRLSCRPPQARVVQRYIQNPLLLDGKKFDVRSYLLIACAMPYMVFFGHGYARLTLNPYDPHSRDLSGHLTNQFMQKKSPLYVLLKEDTVWSMDHLNRYINDNFRKTKGLPRDWVFTTFTKRMQQIMVHCFLAVRSKLECKLGYFDLIGCDFLIDENFKVWLLEMNSNPALHTNCEVLKEVIPGVVVETLDLALETFQKSVRSQKMLPLLAQRRFVLLHNGEADLWPRLGGYRGGGFLRQLPVPRASTESALPSAPMLPADRPGVYRPAPPRRPQLRTRSPVAAHSLDSSRSLYPARSPDSVHSPDGSCSPDCAHSLDCAHSLDGGGDLKSEAPGREDPAREEASPGPADKESKSLDHRGS
- the TTLL10 gene encoding inactive polyglycylase TTLL10 isoform X1; translation: MRDREATHMCPARRHGTHGPHKGAHGRHEQDTEAAQPPSPPSPYALRIQALEPRGWLSPYRVGLNTCPGPRLRSRATGRPSRGAAEAPRRYPCPVARMPLPCGHARFIHRRGPSRTQVGSRRGRRPSGAGVRGSRPRVPGWAHERPMGSSKDGGGPQLLSQLDPNAEPLELDESARALATLQEGDKQLPSTSQGPFFYIGGTNGASIISSYCKNKGWQRIQDSRREDYKLKWCEVKSRDSYYTFREGEQLLYQLPNNKLLTTKIGLLSALREHSRASRFTRAVGTQARSGKDAALAPEESPWLSPGRPCPQRALRMEDFFPETYRLDVKEEREAFFTLFDETQLWICKPTASNQGKGIFLLRTQEEASALQARTQSSEEDTAARRLSCRPPQARVVQRYIQNPLLLDGKKFDVRSYLLIACAMPYMVFFGHGYARLTLNPYDPHSRDLSGHLTNQFMQKKSPLYVLLKEDTVWSMDHLNRYINDNFRKTKGLPRDWVFTTFTKRMQQIMVHCFLAVRSKLECKLGYFDLIGCDFLIDENFKVWLLEMNSNPALHTNCEVLKEVIPGVVVETLDLALETFQKSVRSQKMLPLLAQRRFVLLHNGEADLWPRLGGYRGGGFLRQLPVPRASTESALPSAPMLPADRPGVYRPAPPRRPQLRTRSPVAAHSLDSSRSLYPARSPDSVHSPDGSCSPDCAHSLDCAHSLDGGGDLKSEAPGREDPAREEASPGPADKESKSLDHRGS